A genomic stretch from Canis lupus baileyi chromosome 3, mCanLup2.hap1, whole genome shotgun sequence includes:
- the CD3G gene encoding T-cell surface glycoprotein CD3 gamma chain: MELGKHLAGLILAVTLLQGATAQKEQGFPMIKVDGNREDGSVLLICDSQSKDIKWFEDGKERTLPKKDKKTLDLGSSMKDPQGIYQCQVAKNISKPLQVYYRMCQNCIELNAGTIIGFVFAEIISIFFLAVGVYFIAGQDGVRQSRASDKQTLLSNDQLYQPLRDRENDQYGHLQGKRLRKN, from the exons GTGCTACAGCCCAGAAGGAACAAG GATTTCCCATGATAAAAGTAGATGGTAATCGAGAAGATGGTTCAGTACTTCTGATTTGTGACTCACAAAGCAAAGATATCAAATGGTTTGAAGACGGGAAGGAAAGAACTTTaccaaagaaagataaaaagacgTTGGATCTGGGAAGTAGTATGAAGGACCCTCAAGGGATATATCAGTGTCAAGTAGCAAAGAACATTTCAAAGCCACTCCAAGTATATTACAGAA TGTGTCAGAACTGCATTGAGCTGAATGCAGGCACTATAATCGGCTTTGTCTTCGCTGAAATCATCAGCATTTTCTTCCTTGCTGTTGGGGTTTACTTCATTGCTGGACAGGATGGAGTTCGCCAGTCAAGAG CCtcagacaagcagactctgttgtCCAATGACCAGCTTTACCAG CCCCTCAGGGATCGAGAAAATGACCAATATGGCCACCTTCAAGGAAAGCGACTGAGGAAAAATTGA